The DNA segment TTCAGAATCTTGGCAAAATCAAGGGACTTCTTTCCTTGGAGCTTGTTGGAGATATAGTGATAACTGTAGTCACCATGATTGTAACTTCTATACTTGCATGGGTTGGTTTCATCATCAACCAACTCACCCATTGGTTCTATTTCAACCTCATAGTTTGGTGCATAGAATGTCACTATTGTAAGCCTCTCCCTTTCCCTGTTTGTCACTGCCCTATGCTCCACACTCTTGTACTTCCCATTAGTTAGCACCTATACGCACATAATcagaattatatataattaataagttTGGTGATCAATAAATTAACTCTGATCGAAATCGATGTAAAATAATACCTCAACTGTATCACCAATGTTGATGACAAGTGCATTGGGAAGAGGTAGGACAGGGACCCAAGTATTGTCCTTGAGGATCTGAAGCCCAACACAACTGTCCTTGCTCTGTTGAAGAACTGTTAGAGCACTTCCATCAGAATGTGGACTAAGTCCCAAGACAAGATCAGGGCTTGAACATGGTGGATAATAGTTCATCCTCACTGCTTGCACTGCTTCCCCAAACATTTCCTCAAATGTCTCTTTCTTTAGACCCAAGCTTATTGCTATGTACGTCAACAACCTCTTGCACAATTTGCTTATTTCTTTTGAGTAACCTTTAAGGCTTTCactaaaggaaaagaaaagtaattagttagtcaaatatattttataaaaacaagtGAATTAAATGtctttgaaaaaataattaaataattgaaaatataatttacgaaGATTGTCATGTAATTTTGTATTATCTCATGATCCACTAGAAGTTTTTAAAATTCGAATCATGATTTAGAACATGTATACTATGTATGTGACATTAATTTTCTAGTAAAAACTATTTGCATTTGCGCGCCATATGGTCACTAAATAATAAATCTATAGAATATGATGATCATGAAACTGAAAAGGGTACTTACTTCAGAATATGAAATAATTGCGTTAAGGGAAAATAGGGGTTTTAGTTGAGAACCTGAACCGAGCCGGCTTAGAAGGCCAAAGTTTGGGGTTACGAATAGAAGGAGGATGAACACCAAGAGCAAACATGTTGCACCAATCAAGCTTCTGATCTTCGGAGAAAATGAAAGCTTGACCGTATCCTTGTACGGTCCCTGGCTCCATTGGATACTTCTGCTTTTCCTCCAATGGCATCTCGAAGAACTCCTTAGCCACTTTCTCTATATCATCCACCACATCCACTTCAAGCCCGTGATTTATAACCTATACGTTGTAGTAGGAAAGCATTATGAGATTCTTATATAGCTTTAAACATAAGTCCAGTCAAATGCAATAAAATTCGTATTTATATATGATCAAATTCAAACATGTTAGTTGTCCACGGTTTTGCCTAAGAAACcgaaatatctaaataaaataagaattgCGAAATTAGATATTTGGATATCTGAAAAAATcgaaataaaatatcataaattacCTGAAAAAATCCCCAGTCTTCACAAGCTTGTGAGAGCTTAAGAATCTCAAATACAAAATCATCATTAGTGTGAGGTTTAGAGAGTTTAGAGAGATCAATAACAGGAATAGGTTGGTGAAGGTGAGTCTTAAGCGACACTAAGCCTCCTCTTTCATTGGCGTCTCTTATGAATCTCTCTGGAACtttgtttggttttgattttattaGTTCTTGAACATCCTCTATTTTACCAACTCTAATCGAAGAAATAGGTAGAGGAGCCATATTGAAGCAAACAAACCGAGAAAGAGATTTCAGATTTGGATTTTTTCTGCTTTTTTGGAACTTAGCTAATACAAGTGGGAGATATATTTGCTGTGTGAGAGTCGTGAGagtctttcttttctttttatcaaataaGAGAGTCTATCTATACTTATAGAAGAAATACTTGGAGCTCAGTGGTGTTTATTATTGTTTGCATGTTGTGGGTATAATTGAGTGCTGCAGGTTTTGTGGAGAGTGGGGTCCATTTTGTGCACTTTCGAATTTTTCCTTTGGTAAAATAATCGTAAGCGTATACGTATGGCATAAGttcaaattaaattaattaaattagaaaaaagttcaaattaaaTATCTTCAAATAAATACtgttttttacaaaattctttgTAGGTACAGTTTGTTGACCATaagtagttacaaaaaaaatcctaaaaatGACTCTCAAATTACCCATTTTGTGCAACATCAGCCTCCATCTATTAAAAATGCTATTATTATTACCACGTGTTTTCTACTAAAACCGTAAAATCGAATTTCTTATCAAAACATTCATTTTCCTACCAAAACAGAAAAATCACAATTTCTTGTCAAAATCGTAAAAGCGCAATTTCTCGTCAAACCGAAATCGCATTTTTCcatcaaaatcataaaattatgcTTTCTCACCAAAACTGGAAAATCAAAATTATCTGTCAAAACCGAAAATCACATTTTCCGACAAAACCGCTAAATCGTGTTTTCTTGACAAAACTGTAAAATcgcatttcccgccaaaaacataaaatcataattttttgtcaaactagaaaatcatgttttctcgccaaaacaataaaatagtgttttcctatcaaaaccgtaaaattgtattttccgTCAAAACTAGAAAATCGCAATATCTCATCTGAAATTTTGTTTTCCCACTAAAACCATAAAATCTTGTTTTCCGGCCAAAATCGCAATTGCGTTTTCTCGTCAAAATCGCaaaattgtattattttattttttgccaaaatcacaaattgagtgttttttctcaaaatcgTAAAATTAAATTTCCGTCAAATCtgcaaaatcatgttttctgCAAAAATGCAGTATTTATTTAGATGTATTTATTTGAgtgttataattaatttattattaagaatgcaaatcaattatttttattctgtTTAACTACTGATATTCAAATGTTATTATACAGTAAAAAAACGAACAACTTATCTGCTAGAGTATTGCATCTGGATATACTaactataaaaacaaatatctagATGCAATATCCAAGATGTTATATTAAGATGCTGCATCAAATACAAAAACGAAAATGGTACATTGTCGCAGATGCATAACGATTTTGGCTGAATTACattgtttataattaattaaatgtcGTTTGTACTTTAACGACGGTGTATTAAGGGTTTAGCAAGTTTCAGCTTCTTTTTTGGCGTTAGTATATGTGCcattttgtattgtttaaatgTTTTCCatatgctgacaaaaaaaaagaaaaaatgttttcCGTATTTGTCTGCATTTATGTTCCGAGTGGCATTTCTTAGCTGATATGTGCTATAGCTGTGGGAGAAGAAAAACAATCAGGACCGGCTTACGAAGGCACAAACGGTGCGACCGTCTCGGATCTAAGTCTGTGTCTTTccatatattaataatagttaagcagtttaatttttttttataaatttatatttttattaaaaaaatataaatataataaataaaattgaaaaggatccacaaatatttgatatgtatatagttttattttcattaaaaatatatataatattagtgattaaattttaaaatattttaaatattatctaAATATAAATCGTAGagagtaaaaatattttgtttgccTTAGAACCATAACAATGTTAAGCCGGCCCTTTGAACAATGGTTACCATTTTTCACATATCCTATATATAATCTAGTATACCTTCAAAAATTCCAAAATTAAAGtcaatctcttatatattatttatttttatcatcgACTTAAGTAAACTCTATGAAGATTCTACAAAccaatcttttatatattatttaagaagCATACAACATTTGAAATATCcatgtgtcatcaccacaatgattcttagaatctttagaaaaatagattggttcaatatataacaaattgtttaataaaataactataaattaattattaatttttttcattctttccttctaaaaattacaaattaCCTAATACGGCTAAATTATATATGacaatcaattattttaaataataaagatttgataaaaattagtgtatcctctatcatttttgtttaattttaaattattaaactaaactaaacaactacattaatcatataataaaattttagattttccgtATATgtaacatttaaattttttaaaacgattataaattactataacttataaaaatctcacattaaaatttttttgatgTATGGTTTAAAATATATGTCATGAGAAAgtacaaatgattaaaaaaattatataagtaggaagtctcagttaataaatattaagattaaaattatatataataacattctttaaattaaaaaatataccatataataataaataaatattttaattttaaaatttactttgaacaattatattttgataaaagttttgaacaaatactggcaaattaatatttaaattttgaactttgcataaattaattaagaataattaaattactataactattaaacatcccacgATGAAAATTTTCTTATCAgtgatttaaagtttttattataaaaaaaaatacaaatgatcaaaaatcatatgaatagaaagtatcatttaatagatatcaatattaaaatatactatatacatatgttaatatcatttaaatttaattatatactatacAAATAGAAAAATGATTGGTTGgactaattaatttatttatgtgttcgcaccaatttaattatatacgtaataattactttatttattaataatagcaATCTCAATTAATGTCAAAGGGTTGTGTTGTTTCATTCTAAAAGGTTGTGTTGTTTCATTCAAATGTTGTGTTGTTTCATTCTAAAAGGTGCATtaataattgacaaaaaattattaaaatgtcAAAGGATGTGTCTTTCTATGttgatatatgtttttttatcatgcaatgatttaaatatttttttgaaaatgtgtaacaatttgttttatgattcttagaatctgtttaaaaaaaaatctaaaataaatgtttaaagATGTATCTTTTGATCATAAAACTTGAATTAGTTTAAAAGAAGTTTTTAAAGacatatttttagatattttaataaattcttaaaaataaatataaatttcaagATGAAAAGAcacatattttagataattttttagAATAAAACATTGCAACTGTTAATGACAAACCATTACAATATTTGGTGGCTGACTATTATAACCTTAGGTGATGAATCATTCTAACTTTTAATGTTAACCACTGCAATCTTTAATTGTCAACGTTACAACCTTTAGCTTTTTATATAAAGAATTGTGAACAATGATAAATCccaatcaaaataataattaaaaaaatatcactacATTCAcaaatatattagaaaaaatGATTATTGTTATGCTGGAAACCCAGTAAACTTTAAATAACACAGGGGTGCAAGTATTCTAAATAGCTTTTTTCACGAGTCATTGTTTCAAGGAGATTGCCATTGATGCACACCACACATCGACCAAGTCAATTTCAGATTTTAATCATTTAACCAGGAAAAACCAGATgtacaattatttttttgatgCGTAAGTCGGAATTTCAGACAATCTGATGACCGGAAAcaataatgataaaaaatttggtGCGCCGTGAGCGAATTCTACTCTCCTCTTACAATGTTTCCTTTTATATTTTACCATTcgagttataaaaaaaactgactACAACACGTAATGGCGCTAATGTGGAAAATCTCTGAATTAGGTGTAAGTTGTGTTCCATGTTCAACTTTGATTTGCGTTTGCAGTCTGATATCTTGCATGTTTACATGTTTTTAGCCTTCATATCTTGTacattttgatcatatagattaggaattAAGCATCTTTAGAGTCTATGTTGCATGCATTGTCCTTATTAGATGTTGGAGAGTGCTATGGAGTGATTGGAGATGTTTGGAAGCATTGTGATTcaaaaaagaagtagaaaagGATCATTGGGCGAGTAGAGGAGCTGGAGCGACCTACTGGAGCGAGGTCATGCACCCGCTCTGGATGAGTGAAGTGTAGAGCGACCCACGGGAGCGAGGTATGACACTCGCTCTGTACTGGAGCGACCTCTTGCACCGGGATAGTGCACCCGCTCCGAGCTCAACATGTCGTCGACAACTTTCCAGATGTGGAGCGACCTGGTGCAGCGAGGTCATGACCCCGCGcgcaatttgaagaagtggAGGTGATCTTTGGAGCGACCTACGGGAGCGAGGTCATGCACCCGCTCCGAGCATTCTTTATCTTAGTcgaattttaatgttttaaaaggGCTTTTTAGACTTTTTAATGGGAACCATTAGGTTTACCAAAGACATATAAatactcttgtaatcctaaagTTAGGATCTTATCTTATTTTCTATCTAATCACAAAGAACTTTGAGTGTGATTTCTTAGATTATATTgatcactaatcatgattaACACCAAATCATCATTGATTCTTGGGTCTATCATGACAATTAGTGAGTAGTCatctttggattcatgggttagggagattaagggtgattaagcTAAATCTAAGGTGTTTAGGTATAGATcaatcttgttccttgctagtagagtgctTTTAATGCAATTTTAGAGTTGACCTCTCTAAAGTTGAGCTCTAGGCATTTCATACccggaaggtgtttgatgaaatgcctgaaccaactctcctaagcttttaacattctttaccaaagggatttgttattaaaggtgttaagatggctagtagacttgagattaatgattacttagataacattcaaccaaaggaatttgatgcttgagttatctaggtaaatgagcattcatctagggatagagtttgtttaggattgtgtctaggtCTAAGGTAGATATAAATTGGTTGAAAGTTGACACCTTTAGGTTGAATCTTGATCACCCAAGATCAATTCCCATAACCCATGAGTTCTCCCATCTTATAAGAAAGAAAGCTTTGTCCTTTATTGCATTTTAGGTAGAAATCTAGTTTAAAATCACCTCAAGAACTGgtagcacttagattaagcaAGGTCTTGCATTCTCTTTGCATCATAATCACTTAGAACTGGTTTGGCAtcctttatactacaacatttgattaggagccttgaaactcctatcatcaaattggcgccgttgccaaattctaaGTTGATTGTGACATTGGGATTTAGTCATTTGCTTGAGACTCagtcaatttttatttaattgtgtTATTGCTTCTCTTTGTCCTTCTCCCTTTGCATTTCAGGTGTATGAACACAAGGAGCAGAGGTCCaacaaacctagttccaagagttgAAGACATTAGAGCACTTGAGAGGGAGATAGCAAGACAAAGAAGAGAAgtagagcaacaggctcacttgcaaaGGTTGGGGCTTGATATGGAGAATCTGCCTCAAGATGGTGAAGCCCAAGGAGGCAATGGTCCAAGAGTTGATCCTTTTAGACCACAGCGCCAGCCACAACACCCACAGCGCCAAGCTCGTGCCATTGGAGCCTATGATCAACCtcacattcatggtcataggtTGGGAATCAGAGCACCAGCTGTGGAgaacaacaactttgagatcaagtcaGGGCTGCTCAACACTatagagaacaacaagtatcatggtctTGCTGCTGAAGATCCTTTTGATCACTTGTACAAGTTTGATAAGTATTGTGGCTTGTCCAAGATAAATGGTGTTTCTGAAGATGCTTTCAAGCtgaagctattccctttctctttgggagaCAAGGCACACCAATGGGAGAAGACTCTTCCAAGTGACACTGTCACTACTTGGGATGAGTGCAAGAGAGCTTTTCTTgacaagttcttctctacttcaaggaCAGCTAAGATCAGGAACGAAATCTCTGGGTTTCAACAGAAAGGTCTAGAGAGCTTCAGTGAAGCATGGGAGAGGTTCAAGGGCTATTGGTCTCAATGCCCTCATCATGGTTTCAGCAAAGAGAGTTTGCTTAGCACCTTCTATAGAGGAGCTCTACCACAATGCAGAAACAGACTTGATACTGCCAGCAATGGTTTCTTCTTGGGAAGAACTGAGGAAGAAGCAGAGGAACTGGTAGAGAACATGGCCAAGAGTGACTCAATCTACAGTGAGGAGCATGATAGGATCAACAGAAGTGATGATCAGCAGACAAAGAAAGAGCTGAAGTCTCTTCAAGCCAAGTTGGATCTACTTCTTGCAGAAAAGGCTAAGCAGGAGAAGATGAACTTTGTTGGTGACCAGAAACAAGAGGCACCTCCAGTGATCAATGATGTTGATGGTTTAGAAGGCCAAGAGGAGCTGTGCTTCATCAATGCTAATGGCACATGGTACAAGAaagagcccaactttcagtaccaAAACAACTACCAGCAAAGACCACTTTACAACAATCAGCAAGGAGGTTACAAAGCCAACCAGTCTCCTCAGACTCAAGGAAGCTCTTCTCAAGCTCAAGCTCCAGATTCAAGTGTGGATTCTATGTTCAAACAACTCTTGGAATTTCAGGCCAGAAATGAGAAGACCATGATTTATGAGTTCAAGAACATCCATGCAAAGATTGATGGGAACTATTCTGACCTCAACAACAAGTACATGCAACTTGCCTCTCATCTCAAGGCTTTGGAGAGTCAAGTTGCTTCTATGCCTTCATCCTCCAAGCAGCCAATGGGATCTCTACCAGGAAAACCAGAAAAGAACCTTAAGGAGTCTTGCAATGTTGTCTTCTCTACTACTTCTCCAGAGATTGAGCTGAGTGATCATGAGAAAGAAGAG comes from the Brassica rapa cultivar Chiifu-401-42 chromosome A01, CAAS_Brap_v3.01, whole genome shotgun sequence genome and includes:
- the LOC103835211 gene encoding protein SRG1; its protein translation is MAPLPISSIRVGKIEDVQELIKSKPNKVPERFIRDANERGGLVSLKTHLHQPIPVIDLSKLSKPHTNDDFVFEILKLSQACEDWGFFQVINHGLEVDVVDDIEKVAKEFFEMPLEEKQKYPMEPGTVQGYGQAFIFSEDQKLDWCNMFALGVHPPSIRNPKLWPSKPARFSESLKGYSKEISKLCKRLLTYIAISLGLKKETFEEMFGEAVQAVRMNYYPPCSSPDLVLGLSPHSDGSALTVLQQSKDSCVGLQILKDNTWVPVLPLPNALVINIGDTVEVLTNGKYKSVEHRAVTNRERERLTIVTFYAPNYEVEIEPMGELVDDETNPCKYRSYNHGDYSYHYISNKLQGKKSLDFAKILN
- the LOC117127078 gene encoding uncharacterized protein LOC117127078; translation: MNTRSRGPTNLVPRVEDIRALEREIARQRREVEQQAHLQRLGLDMENLPQDGEAQGGNGPRVDPFRPQRQPQHPQRQARAIGAYDQPHIHGHRLGIRAPAVENNNFEIKSGLLNTIENNKYHGLAAEDPFDHLYKFDKYCGLSKINGVSEDAFKLKLFPFSLGDKAHQWEKTLPSDTVTTWDECKRAFLDKFFSTSRTAKIRNEISGFQQKGLESFSEAWERFKGYWSQCPHHGFSKESLLSTFYRGALPQCRNRLDTASNGFFLGRTEEEAEELVENMAKSDSIYSEEHDRINRSDDQQTKKELKSLQAKLDLLLAEKAKQEKMNFVGDQKQEAPPVINDVDGLEGQEELCFINANGTWYKKEPNFQYQNNYQQRPLYNNQQGGYKANQSPQTQGSSSQAQAPDSSVDSMFKQLLEFQARNEKTMIYEFKNIHAKIDGNYSDLNNKYMQLASHLKALESQVASMPSSSKQPMGSLPGKPEKNLKESCNVVFSTTSPEIELSDHEKEEEDEIERLVFGTVFGEVERFVVATAEAQIVMDAAIKVEATNLQRAEHKAEKQVEKRADNKLKKVKLEETTKVELSPYDQLPFSQRVLTKAQRKVLSKFRKDLTDVGVRLPEISGMREAHVQMMLINDILDHQAEVAELLDISIMKIDPPIPPKFLPKIESQGMFTLPCNLGKFTFDDALVDSGASVNVISMEMMKSLGIESMEPNTSSLHFGDSSSTTPIGLIKDFPLKIGECTIPIDLTVLKMATEKRVPLILGTPFLTTVGACIDFANKKVTL